From Candidatus Cloacimonadota bacterium, a single genomic window includes:
- a CDS encoding flavodoxin domain-containing protein — protein sequence MKAIKLQESIYWVGGVDWDLRSFHGYLTQRGSTYNAYLIMDEKITLIDNVKYYLYDEMIARIKDVVDPAKIDVVIQNHVEMDHSSGLPMLQKLIPNAKIYTNANGIKGLKLHYKQDWNFCEIKTGDSISIGKRTLSFITTPMVHWPDNQVTYCPEEEILFSNDAFGQHIASSERFANELPIGIVMEEAKKYYANIVLPYSKQVQKVLDLAAPLKIKMICPSHGVIWTEENIEQIVSGYKDWAYNVSDKHRGLVIYDSMWKSTQMMAEAIHESFENLGIKAKLLSLQHNHISDIMTDVIDAKFIAVGSPTLNSSILPTVAAFLYYLKGLSPKDRIGLAFGSYGWGGQSIPILHQLLGDPKECGFEMLEPIKHQYIPSKEDLESIKHKLEQSIKTKLEEQ from the coding sequence ATGAAAGCGATAAAACTGCAGGAAAGTATCTATTGGGTAGGCGGAGTGGATTGGGATCTGAGGAGTTTTCACGGATACCTTACTCAGAGGGGTTCTACCTACAATGCATACCTGATCATGGATGAAAAGATCACTTTGATAGACAATGTAAAGTACTATCTATACGATGAGATGATCGCCCGCATCAAGGATGTGGTAGATCCCGCCAAGATCGATGTGGTAATCCAAAACCATGTGGAGATGGATCATTCCAGCGGTCTGCCCATGCTCCAAAAATTGATTCCCAACGCCAAGATCTATACCAATGCAAACGGCATCAAGGGGCTAAAGCTTCACTACAAGCAGGATTGGAATTTTTGCGAGATAAAGACTGGAGACAGCATCAGCATCGGGAAGCGCACGCTTAGCTTTATTACTACACCGATGGTACATTGGCCGGATAATCAGGTAACATACTGTCCCGAGGAAGAAATCCTGTTTTCAAATGATGCATTTGGACAGCACATAGCTTCATCCGAAAGGTTCGCAAACGAACTACCCATAGGCATAGTGATGGAAGAAGCCAAGAAGTATTATGCCAATATCGTGCTGCCGTATTCCAAACAGGTACAAAAGGTATTGGATCTGGCAGCGCCACTGAAGATAAAGATGATCTGCCCCAGTCATGGTGTGATCTGGACGGAGGAGAATATCGAGCAGATTGTTTCAGGCTACAAGGATTGGGCTTATAATGTGTCCGATAAGCATCGCGGGTTGGTGATCTACGACAGTATGTGGAAATCTACTCAGATGATGGCAGAGGCGATTCACGAGAGCTTCGAAAACCTGGGCATAAAAGCCAAACTGCTCTCTTTGCAACATAACCATATTTCGGATATCATGACTGATGTCATCGATGCCAAATTCATCGCAGTGGGTTCACCCACATTGAATTCATCCATCCTGCCCACAGTGGCGGCATTCCTGTATTATCTGAAAGGACTTTCGCCCAAAGATCGCATCGGCCTTGCCTTTGGTTCTTACGGTTGGGGCGGCCAAAGCATACCCATCCTGCATCAACTACTGGGTGATCCCAAGGAATGCGGGTTTGAGATGCTGGAACCTATCAAACATCAGTACATCCCATCTAAAGAGGACTTGGAAAGTATAAAGCATAAATTGGAACAAAGCATAAAAACAAAACTGGAGGAACAATGA
- a CDS encoding ABC transporter substrate-binding protein — translation MKKKPVLLVLCLLAITFLASCGNKEKPVLRIGMNAEFPPFASIVDSTFVGVDVDISHKIAEKLDLPYEIVNMEFGTLINALQADKVDIIISAMSITPDRARILEFSEPYYRATQVLIAGEKSPQMPDSEEQLKNYRIGVLHSSTAHKYINETFVDKDMMPHDALLLYSTNVEAINDLIAGNIDFMVNDSSAAYGFSQSYPVSMGLHLNTVEEYAIAMPRDGQYNEKIKKALRELIDSGEVTSIISNYFF, via the coding sequence ATGAAAAAAAAGCCGGTTTTATTGGTATTATGCCTTTTGGCCATTACCTTTCTCGCTTCATGCGGCAACAAAGAGAAGCCCGTATTGCGCATCGGCATGAATGCGGAATTCCCTCCTTTCGCTTCCATTGTGGACAGCACTTTTGTGGGAGTTGACGTGGATATCAGCCACAAAATCGCTGAAAAACTTGACCTACCCTACGAGATTGTCAACATGGAGTTTGGTACCTTGATCAATGCCCTGCAAGCTGATAAGGTGGATATAATCATCTCCGCTATGTCCATCACACCAGACAGAGCTCGCATACTGGAGTTCAGTGAACCATACTACAGGGCAACCCAAGTCTTGATCGCCGGTGAGAAGAGCCCGCAGATGCCGGATAGCGAAGAGCAATTGAAGAACTACAGGATCGGTGTTTTACATAGCAGCACAGCTCATAAATACATCAATGAGACTTTTGTGGACAAGGATATGATGCCCCATGACGCCTTATTACTGTATTCCACCAATGTTGAAGCGATCAACGACCTAATCGCGGGAAACATAGACTTTATGGTAAATGATAGCAGCGCAGCATACGGCTTCTCACAAAGCTACCCCGTATCTATGGGACTGCACCTCAATACAGTGGAAGAATATGCCATCGCAATGCCCCGTGATGGTCAATACAACGAAAAGATAAAGAAAGCCTTGCGAGAGCTTATCGATAGCGGAGAAGTGACCTCGATTATCTCTAATTACTTCTTCTAG
- the recN gene encoding DNA repair protein RecN: MLSEIYIKNYILVPELRMKFNPGLSVITGETGAGKSILVGSIGIILGDSPAGLEAWDKDHAIYLETCFKQGDNDELNALLQEINNDQEEELILAREISQNGKSAYYIGGRRVSAAVMKSIKPLLLDFHHQRDQQKILLSSYQLEIVDRFAGCGDLRERFRRDWIALKRLRADLDAMQKEQEEQRQMIELYRYQFAELESAAIKPGEDLSLQKEYELLSHSMDILSLGNTMNQALFESENSIFDQLGHFASQLEQYKGLNNALQNVVQNLTEALEALRSTSFELSGILDNLNPDPTRINEIEERLNLINSLLHKHRVKSVEDLLQLFEQRKAEIAAAQNIDSSIIEARKKMDESILAIIKQADELSRIRNEAAQRLSRDLEQSIRNLGMNDARFKIKIDKKREIEINKQDALLAYSETGQDSVEFLFSANTGSELKNLAAVASGGEMSRILLGIKEVLVSKESARLLILDEIDAGIGGKTADKVAACIAQIAKKHPVLCVTHLAQIAAVADTHIAVVKSAESRTSVSLSVLDRDERIAELARMLSGSASPLALKHAEELINRHNKEELSEQKI; this comes from the coding sequence ATGCTGAGCGAAATCTATATCAAGAACTACATACTCGTTCCTGAACTAAGGATGAAGTTCAATCCCGGTCTGAGCGTTATCACCGGAGAAACTGGAGCCGGGAAGTCGATCCTGGTAGGCTCCATCGGGATCATCCTGGGCGACAGCCCCGCAGGATTGGAAGCTTGGGACAAAGATCACGCCATCTACCTGGAGACATGCTTCAAGCAAGGTGATAACGACGAGCTTAATGCCCTCCTGCAAGAGATCAACAACGATCAGGAAGAAGAGCTCATCCTGGCAAGAGAGATCTCTCAGAATGGCAAGTCTGCCTACTACATAGGTGGACGCAGAGTCTCGGCAGCCGTAATGAAATCCATAAAGCCCCTGCTGCTGGATTTTCATCATCAGCGGGATCAACAGAAGATACTGCTCTCCTCCTATCAATTGGAGATAGTGGATCGCTTTGCCGGATGCGGGGACTTACGTGAGCGTTTTCGACGAGATTGGATAGCTCTGAAGCGGCTTCGGGCAGATTTGGATGCCATGCAAAAAGAGCAAGAAGAACAACGCCAGATGATCGAACTGTATCGCTATCAATTTGCGGAATTGGAGAGCGCAGCCATCAAACCGGGAGAAGATTTGTCCCTGCAAAAGGAATATGAATTACTCTCCCACTCCATGGATATCCTCAGCTTGGGCAACACCATGAATCAAGCTCTATTTGAAAGCGAAAACAGCATATTTGACCAGTTGGGACACTTTGCCTCACAGCTGGAGCAGTACAAGGGGCTGAACAACGCTCTTCAGAATGTAGTTCAGAACCTTACCGAAGCATTGGAAGCCCTGCGCTCCACCTCCTTTGAGCTTTCGGGTATTCTAGATAACCTCAATCCCGATCCCACCCGCATCAATGAGATCGAAGAACGTCTGAACCTGATCAACTCTCTTCTGCATAAGCACAGGGTAAAGAGTGTGGAAGATTTACTACAGCTATTTGAGCAACGCAAAGCCGAGATAGCTGCAGCGCAAAACATTGACAGTAGTATCATAGAAGCCCGTAAAAAGATGGATGAGAGCATCTTAGCCATCATCAAACAAGCAGACGAGTTAAGCCGAATCCGTAATGAAGCAGCACAAAGATTAAGCAGGGACTTGGAGCAAAGCATTCGCAATTTGGGCATGAATGATGCCCGCTTCAAGATTAAGATTGACAAAAAAAGAGAAATTGAAATAAACAAGCAAGATGCTTTACTTGCATATTCAGAAACAGGACAGGATAGCGTTGAATTTCTGTTCTCGGCAAATACCGGCAGCGAATTGAAGAATCTTGCTGCAGTTGCCAGTGGAGGAGAGATGAGCCGCATCCTATTGGGAATAAAGGAAGTATTGGTTAGCAAAGAGAGTGCAAGGCTTCTGATTCTGGACGAAATTGACGCTGGGATCGGAGGTAAGACAGCCGATAAAGTTGCCGCTTGCATTGCTCAGATAGCAAAAAAGCATCCTGTTCTTTGTGTTACTCATCTAGCACAGATAGCAGCCGTTGCAGACACTCATATCGCGGTTGTGAAAAGCGCAGAGTCCAGAACCAGCGTGAGCCTAAGCGTTCTAGACAGAGACGAGCGTATTGCCGAATTGGCCAGAATGCTTTCCGGCAGCGCTTCACCTCTTGCACTGAAGCACGCAGAGGAACTTATAAATAGACATAATAAAGAGGAATTAAGTGAGCAAAAGATCTAG
- a CDS encoding NfeD family protein, with product MVLLAWHIWMILGIILIIIEIFDPAFFFVSLGIGAIVTGLFALLPFVQSSILLQIMLFAIFSFIAFLLMRKLGKKVLAHPGKETNVYALKGKFGHIVTPIPPDGKGYVKVGGEEWVAVTEGHLPIDAGEKVLITGIDGNKLIVQKHE from the coding sequence ATGGTTCTACTCGCCTGGCACATTTGGATGATCCTGGGGATTATCCTGATAATCATCGAAATCTTTGATCCTGCCTTCTTCTTTGTGTCCCTGGGTATCGGAGCTATAGTAACCGGCCTCTTTGCCTTGCTCCCCTTCGTTCAATCCAGCATCCTGCTGCAGATCATGCTCTTTGCCATATTCAGCTTCATCGCCTTTCTATTGATGCGCAAATTGGGCAAAAAGGTACTGGCTCATCCCGGGAAAGAAACCAACGTATATGCCTTGAAAGGCAAGTTCGGTCACATTGTAACGCCAATTCCTCCAGATGGAAAGGGATATGTGAAAGTGGGCGGTGAAGAATGGGTAGCAGTTACAGAAGGTCATCTACCCATAGACGCCGGAGAGAAAGTATTGATTACTGGTATCGACGGCAACAAGCTGATTGTCCAGAAACACGAATAA
- the rplU gene encoding 50S ribosomal protein L21, whose amino-acid sequence MYAIVDIKGFQFRAEKNAVLRVPLLNTAEPGQTLEFDRVLLVRKDEEVVVGTPVVEGAAIVAEVIDHGKGKKKVIYHHKRRKGYRVKKGYREQFTDIKVTEIRA is encoded by the coding sequence ATGTACGCCATCGTTGACATTAAAGGATTTCAGTTCAGGGCTGAAAAAAACGCAGTACTACGCGTTCCCTTGCTGAATACGGCAGAGCCCGGTCAGACTCTTGAATTTGACCGCGTACTTCTGGTTCGTAAAGACGAAGAAGTAGTTGTCGGCACTCCCGTAGTCGAAGGCGCCGCGATCGTAGCAGAAGTTATTGACCACGGTAAAGGCAAGAAAAAGGTAATTTACCATCACAAACGCCGTAAGGGCTATCGTGTAAAAAAGGGTTACCGTGAGCAATTCACCGACATTAAAGTTACCGAGATTCGGGCTTAA
- the rpmA gene encoding 50S ribosomal protein L27 translates to MAHKKGVGSSRNGRNSNPKYRGVKKYGSEYVSAGNIIVRQKGTKIHPGANVGLGRDFTIFSLIDGHVKFETKQAGKKFVSVEPISE, encoded by the coding sequence ATGGCACATAAGAAAGGTGTTGGAAGCAGTCGTAACGGTAGGAACAGCAATCCCAAATACCGTGGAGTGAAGAAATACGGCAGTGAATATGTAAGCGCTGGCAATATCATTGTGCGCCAGAAAGGCACCAAGATTCATCCCGGAGCCAATGTGGGACTCGGCAGAGATTTTACCATATTCAGCCTTATCGACGGACACGTGAAATTCGAAACCAAGCAAGCTGGTAAAAAGTTCGTAAGCGTGGAGCCAATAAGCGAATAG
- a CDS encoding ferritin: MISNKMVNAINEQINRELYSEYLYISMQAWFADQNLDGMANWMDAQGKEERFHAMKFFNYLVERGGRVKLKAIAEPTHEFDNPLKAFQMALEHEKFISKSINELMDLAIKDNDHATRSFLQWYIDEQVEEEASVDKIVNMLKMVGDNVHGIMMIDRDLAQRVYIPVNEAQN; the protein is encoded by the coding sequence ATGATTAGCAACAAAATGGTAAATGCCATAAATGAACAAATTAACCGTGAGCTATATTCGGAATACTTGTATATCTCTATGCAAGCATGGTTTGCAGACCAAAATCTGGACGGCATGGCAAATTGGATGGACGCTCAGGGCAAAGAAGAACGCTTTCATGCCATGAAGTTCTTCAACTATCTGGTAGAACGTGGCGGAAGAGTGAAGCTGAAAGCAATCGCAGAGCCGACTCATGAATTTGATAACCCTCTTAAGGCATTTCAGATGGCTTTGGAGCACGAGAAATTCATCTCCAAAAGCATCAATGAGCTGATGGATTTGGCGATTAAAGACAACGATCACGCTACTCGAAGCTTTCTGCAGTGGTATATCGACGAGCAGGTGGAAGAAGAAGCTTCGGTGGACAAAATAGTAAACATGCTAAAAATGGTAGGAGATAATGTACATGGCATCATGATGATAGATCGTGATCTGGCACAACGTGTCTATATCCCGGTAAACGAAGCACAAAACTAA
- the rsgA gene encoding ribosome small subunit-dependent GTPase A, translated as MKQKDKKRTKKYTGRLKNICLPDLDILDDEHHDIGFKSSRSAHKRNLVLKSDTELRKARVIEVMSNYQCRINLDDKQVNASIGGRLKQFKNESSGILAVGDYVEVDITYEPDYRIENILPRRNSMIRYSGGSFQKEITLAANIDQIVITSSWRMPIFKPGLVDRYLIMAAKFNIRPILVLNKIDLCEDFDELEDEITYYKDSGIRVILTSVVDGRGMEELKNELRDKDSVFSGHSGAGKSSLINSLEPGLELLTAEISDFNEKGKHTTTQALMLPFSFGGYLIDTPGIKTLTLHQQDKEYIPKLFPGFDRFYPQCLFRDCTHIHEEGCAVLSAMEEGNLDPFRYESYRWIMDNI; from the coding sequence GTGAAACAGAAAGATAAGAAAAGAACCAAAAAATATACCGGCAGGCTGAAAAACATCTGTCTGCCGGATCTTGATATATTGGACGACGAACATCATGACATAGGCTTCAAAAGCTCTCGCAGCGCTCATAAACGAAACCTTGTGTTAAAAAGCGATACCGAGCTTAGAAAAGCCAGGGTAATCGAGGTGATGAGTAATTACCAATGCCGGATCAATCTTGACGACAAACAGGTCAACGCCTCAATCGGCGGACGTCTGAAACAGTTCAAGAATGAGAGTAGCGGCATTTTGGCCGTAGGGGACTATGTGGAAGTGGACATTACTTACGAACCCGACTACCGCATCGAGAACATTCTGCCGCGCAGAAACAGCATGATCCGCTACAGCGGCGGCTCTTTTCAAAAAGAGATCACCCTGGCTGCAAACATCGACCAAATTGTAATCACAAGCTCCTGGCGGATGCCAATCTTCAAACCGGGATTGGTGGACAGATATCTCATCATGGCAGCGAAATTCAACATCCGGCCCATTCTGGTGCTGAACAAGATTGACCTCTGTGAAGATTTTGATGAACTGGAGGATGAGATAACCTATTACAAGGATTCTGGCATCAGAGTGATTCTCACTTCTGTGGTCGATGGTCGTGGCATGGAAGAACTTAAAAATGAATTGAGGGATAAAGACTCTGTGTTTTCCGGACACTCCGGAGCAGGAAAAAGCTCTCTGATAAACTCTTTGGAGCCGGGACTGGAGTTGCTAACAGCCGAGATAAGCGATTTCAACGAGAAAGGCAAACATACCACCACTCAAGCTCTGATGTTACCCTTTAGTTTTGGCGGATACCTGATAGATACACCTGGGATCAAGACACTTACTCTACATCAGCAGGACAAAGAATACATCCCCAAGCTATTTCCGGGCTTCGATCGCTTCTATCCCCAGTGTCTGTTCCGGGATTGCACCCACATCCACGAAGAAGGTTGTGCGGTGCTGTCAGCAATGGAAGAAGGCAATCTAGACCCTTTTCGTTATGAATCCTATAGATGGATAATGGACAATATATGA
- a CDS encoding NAD(+)/NADH kinase, with the protein MRNFAVYINPGFADKASIFCLLYRLKDEDKSQNTSGKELLFFGELSQKDILQEPVQVVDFYHKNKGVSIDCILVFGGDGTILKAKDLALKTGAPILGINLGYLGFLSESTLPEISASIRDLVAGKYKILSRMLITCTLKRGDRVIRQGQALNDVVVYKGENPGLINARIFAKGRYVFDARCDGVVVCTPTGSTAYSLSAGGPILAPQMKAMVLSPLNPHLLTIRPMVFPAEEKLCLKIYRLSQNAWLQIDGSNVCPVQEQDELHITASPHEVRFIKLSKRTFYRILRNKMHLGK; encoded by the coding sequence ATGAGAAACTTCGCCGTTTACATAAATCCCGGTTTTGCAGACAAAGCCAGCATATTCTGTTTGCTGTACCGACTCAAGGATGAAGATAAGAGCCAAAACACATCCGGAAAGGAATTGCTTTTCTTTGGAGAACTCAGCCAGAAAGACATCCTGCAAGAGCCCGTTCAAGTAGTCGATTTTTACCACAAAAACAAGGGAGTATCCATAGATTGCATTTTAGTCTTTGGCGGTGATGGTACCATCCTGAAAGCCAAAGATTTGGCCTTGAAAACCGGAGCTCCCATTCTGGGTATCAATCTGGGTTATCTGGGCTTTCTATCCGAGAGCACACTTCCGGAGATTAGCGCTTCCATCCGCGATTTGGTAGCAGGCAAGTACAAGATTCTATCCCGCATGCTGATTACTTGTACGCTGAAACGAGGAGACCGGGTAATCCGGCAAGGACAGGCATTGAATGACGTGGTAGTGTATAAAGGTGAAAATCCCGGTTTGATAAATGCCCGCATCTTTGCCAAAGGACGCTATGTGTTCGATGCCCGTTGCGACGGAGTAGTGGTTTGCACTCCCACAGGTTCCACAGCCTATTCACTATCCGCTGGAGGACCCATTCTTGCACCTCAGATGAAGGCCATGGTTCTCAGTCCGCTCAATCCGCATTTACTCACGATTCGTCCCATGGTATTCCCCGCCGAGGAAAAACTGTGTCTCAAGATCTATAGACTCTCCCAAAACGCATGGCTTCAGATCGATGGCAGTAATGTCTGCCCGGTACAGGAACAGGATGAGTTACACATCACCGCTTCCCCCCACGAAGTTCGTTTTATCAAACTCTCCAAACGCACTTTTTACCGTATTCTGCGTAACAAGATGCACTTGGGAAAATAA
- a CDS encoding diguanylate cyclase, translating to MINWKLEDLYLTIFDSAVVAIGLTDTEGKYVMVNPAWCSMMGYTAEEAKRLHVNDVTPPEDRQSSKANYDRLISGELPGIRLSRRYVKKDGTYFWADLHVSRVTDREGQAAGLVGIFVDIDPQKQAEADLRDLNSKLSLSNQELQQAMEELRRLARHDSLTQLLNRRVLTEILDKEIQRSSRSKRGLAVAMADVDNFKKINDQYGHDVGDVALIELAKVLKEQIRTTDYVGRWGGEEFLFVFPETTCKGAMIVIERVREQVAKIRIPVPDGDFSFTVSIGLSYHMGIDTGETIVQEADQAMYAAKQAGKNRCIHYQPECLDV from the coding sequence ATGATAAACTGGAAGCTGGAAGATCTTTACTTAACGATTTTCGATTCTGCCGTAGTAGCAATAGGGCTTACCGATACGGAAGGGAAGTATGTGATGGTAAACCCAGCCTGGTGCAGCATGATGGGCTATACTGCAGAGGAAGCTAAAAGATTGCATGTGAACGATGTGACTCCTCCGGAAGACAGACAGTCCAGCAAAGCGAACTATGATCGTTTGATATCCGGTGAGCTCCCCGGAATCCGCCTGAGTAGGCGATATGTAAAGAAGGACGGTACTTACTTCTGGGCAGATTTGCATGTCTCCAGGGTTACAGATAGGGAAGGACAAGCAGCAGGATTGGTGGGGATTTTTGTGGACATCGATCCACAAAAGCAAGCAGAAGCAGACCTGAGGGATTTGAATAGCAAACTGAGCTTGTCGAACCAAGAACTACAACAGGCCATGGAAGAACTACGTAGACTTGCCAGGCATGATAGCCTTACACAACTGCTCAATCGCAGAGTTCTGACTGAAATCTTGGATAAAGAAATTCAGCGTTCATCTCGTAGTAAACGCGGATTGGCAGTAGCTATGGCAGATGTGGATAACTTCAAAAAAATTAACGATCAATATGGGCATGATGTTGGCGATGTAGCTTTGATAGAACTGGCCAAAGTTTTGAAGGAACAGATTCGCACCACCGATTATGTGGGGCGCTGGGGTGGCGAGGAGTTTCTCTTTGTCTTTCCTGAAACCACGTGCAAAGGAGCAATGATAGTAATCGAGAGGGTAAGGGAGCAAGTGGCAAAGATCCGGATACCGGTTCCCGATGGAGACTTTAGTTTTACCGTTAGTATAGGACTCTCCTACCACATGGGCATAGATACTGGGGAAACTATCGTCCAGGAAGCAGACCAAGCTATGTATGCGGCCAAGCAGGCGGGTAAAAATCGCTGTATTCATTATCAGCCCGAATGTCTGGATGTATAG